In the Malaya genurostris strain Urasoe2022 chromosome 1, Malgen_1.1, whole genome shotgun sequence genome, one interval contains:
- the LOC131440327 gene encoding uncharacterized protein LOC131440327 isoform X2 has product MSYMVAPNIEPYRKGQSFATWIKRLAVHFRVNKVKDNDKKDQMFILGGDFLFSMAEKLYPTEAMMDEVSYDVLVQKLKERLDKTDSVLLRRYNFGTKVQQPGESASDFIFSLKLQAEHCEFGEQKNRLILDRILVGLSDGSLKHRLFTEDSSKLTLEQAENIIATWEMAATHSKALTNSDVDLVASLDTRYPLTQGRGAVIQRMRRAQQNFHGSVKSRLGVRPEIRPAEDSQRVQFHSQRFEHRDSSASSARGQYKMDDQQWPIDQRICYHCGRRGHVRRKCYKWKNESGKTVNRVDAQECITSANHSAEPLDSLRIQDSDSDDHGWKRGDYYGSSKPNKNRYE; this is encoded by the exons ATGTCCTACATGGTGGCCCCTAATATTGAACCTTACCGCAAGGGCCAATCTTTTGCCACTTGGATAAAGCGTTTGGCGGTTCATTTCCGGGTGAACAAAGTTAAAGATAATGATAAAAAAGATCAGATGTTCATCTTGGGAGGAGATTTTTTGTTCAGTATGGCAGAAAAACTCTACCCCACAGAAGCAATGATGGATGAAGTGTCGTATGATGTATTAGTGCAAAAACTTAAGGAGAGACTTGATAAAACTGATTCAGTCTTGCTCCGAAGATATAATTTCGGCACAAAGGTGCAACAACCGGGAGAATCGGCAAGCGATTTTATATTTTCGTTAAAACTCCAAGCGGAACATTGCGAATTTGGGGAGCAAAAGAATCGTCTTATTCTTGATCGTATTTTGGTTGGGTTGTCTGATGGCTCGCTTAAGCATCGTCTTTTTACGGAGGATAGCTCCAAGTTAACGCTTGAACAGGCGGAGAATATTATCGCTACGTGGGAAATGGCGGCTACTCATTCAAAAGCTTTAACGAACAGCGATGTCGATTTGGTAGCTTCACTGGACACTAGGTACCCTTTGACTCAAGGTAGAGGTGCGGTTATTCAACGGATGAGGAGAGCTCAGCAAAATTTTCACGGTTCGGTAAAAAGTCGGCTTGGTGTTCGACCTGAAATACGACCGGCGGAAGATAGTCAGAGAGTACAGTTTCACTCACAGCGTTTTGAACATCGTGATTCGTCGGCTAGTTCAGCTCGTGGTCAATACAAAATGGACGACCAACAATGGCCGATTGATCAGCGTATCTGCTATCATTGCGGACGTAGAGGACATGTGCGAAGGAAATGCTACAAGTGGAAGAACGAGAGCGGCAAGACGGTTAATCGTGTTGACGCACAGGAATGTATTACCAGTGCAAACCATTCAGCAGAACCATTAGATAGCTTGAGGATCCAAGATTCGGACTCAGATG ATCATGGTTGGAAACGAGGCGACTACTACGGTTCATCGAAGCCAAATAAGAATCGTTACGAATAA
- the LOC131440327 gene encoding uncharacterized protein LOC131440327 isoform X1 — protein MSYMVAPNIEPYRKGQSFATWIKRLAVHFRVNKVKDNDKKDQMFILGGDFLFSMAEKLYPTEAMMDEVSYDVLVQKLKERLDKTDSVLLRRYNFGTKVQQPGESASDFIFSLKLQAEHCEFGEQKNRLILDRILVGLSDGSLKHRLFTEDSSKLTLEQAENIIATWEMAATHSKALTNSDVDLVASLDTRYPLTQGRGAVIQRMRRAQQNFHGSVKSRLGVRPEIRPAEDSQRVQFHSQRFEHRDSSASSARGQYKMDDQQWPIDQRICYHCGRRGHVRRKCYKWKNESGKTVNRVDAQECITSANHSAEPLDSLRIQDSDSDGNISDHGWKRGDYYGSSKPNKNRYE, from the exons ATGTCCTACATGGTGGCCCCTAATATTGAACCTTACCGCAAGGGCCAATCTTTTGCCACTTGGATAAAGCGTTTGGCGGTTCATTTCCGGGTGAACAAAGTTAAAGATAATGATAAAAAAGATCAGATGTTCATCTTGGGAGGAGATTTTTTGTTCAGTATGGCAGAAAAACTCTACCCCACAGAAGCAATGATGGATGAAGTGTCGTATGATGTATTAGTGCAAAAACTTAAGGAGAGACTTGATAAAACTGATTCAGTCTTGCTCCGAAGATATAATTTCGGCACAAAGGTGCAACAACCGGGAGAATCGGCAAGCGATTTTATATTTTCGTTAAAACTCCAAGCGGAACATTGCGAATTTGGGGAGCAAAAGAATCGTCTTATTCTTGATCGTATTTTGGTTGGGTTGTCTGATGGCTCGCTTAAGCATCGTCTTTTTACGGAGGATAGCTCCAAGTTAACGCTTGAACAGGCGGAGAATATTATCGCTACGTGGGAAATGGCGGCTACTCATTCAAAAGCTTTAACGAACAGCGATGTCGATTTGGTAGCTTCACTGGACACTAGGTACCCTTTGACTCAAGGTAGAGGTGCGGTTATTCAACGGATGAGGAGAGCTCAGCAAAATTTTCACGGTTCGGTAAAAAGTCGGCTTGGTGTTCGACCTGAAATACGACCGGCGGAAGATAGTCAGAGAGTACAGTTTCACTCACAGCGTTTTGAACATCGTGATTCGTCGGCTAGTTCAGCTCGTGGTCAATACAAAATGGACGACCAACAATGGCCGATTGATCAGCGTATCTGCTATCATTGCGGACGTAGAGGACATGTGCGAAGGAAATGCTACAAGTGGAAGAACGAGAGCGGCAAGACGGTTAATCGTGTTGACGCACAGGAATGTATTACCAGTGCAAACCATTCAGCAGAACCATTAGATAGCTTGAGGATCCAAGATTCGGACTCAGATGGTAATATCTCAG ATCATGGTTGGAAACGAGGCGACTACTACGGTTCATCGAAGCCAAATAAGAATCGTTACGAATAA